One part of the Pseudoalteromonas piscicida genome encodes these proteins:
- a CDS encoding S9 family peptidase, with protein sequence MKYFLAGVAIASSACAVQAASLEPTDIFNLEYANQIDITNDGDKVFFVRNRMDIKSDRKVGNIWSVDLATNAMQPVTSGLHMDYSPVLSPSNDRIAFVSTRDGSSQIYVKWLATGAIAKISNLAHGPSGLHWSPDGKSLYFSQFVPSQKAPPVSVAGKPKGAEWAKPPVFIDEVYYRADGAGYTEPGFNHIFKIDANGGNAKQLTSGNFDHGGELSFADDAKTLYFSANRHKDNQLNPTNSEVYKLDLNSLEITAVTDRVGPDNHPEVSPNGRFLAYLGYDDKKTNYENSLLYVKDLKSGETKTYAADLDRSLASITWAANSRGVYVSYDSEGKTTLGYQPLKGRFELITNAIGSVSFGRPYSGGDYAISDRGLVAFTLADTQRPADVAIVKRGEPRPITKLNEDALGDKTLAKVEEVWLKSKHDQLPIQAWVAYPPGFDKSKKYPLVLEIHGGPVANYGPHFSAEVQLFAVQGSVVLYMNPRGSDSYGKEFAQTIHHNYPSHDFDDLMTGVDHLIGEGYIDKDRLFVTGGSGGGVLTAWTVGHTDRFAAAVVAKPVINWYSFVLTADFYPFFADYWFPGKPWEHMEHYMKRSPISYVGNVKTPTMLLTGEADYRTPISETEQYYQALKLQGVETAMVRIPDASHGITKRPSNLLNKVAYIQWWFDKHDPKK encoded by the coding sequence ATGAAATACTTTCTAGCAGGTGTCGCTATTGCAAGCTCAGCTTGCGCTGTGCAAGCCGCATCGCTTGAGCCAACCGATATATTTAATCTTGAATATGCTAATCAAATTGACATCACCAATGACGGTGACAAAGTCTTCTTCGTGCGCAACCGCATGGATATCAAAAGTGATAGAAAAGTCGGTAATATCTGGTCTGTAGACCTTGCTACCAATGCAATGCAGCCCGTTACCTCTGGATTGCACATGGATTATTCTCCTGTGCTGTCGCCTAGTAATGATCGCATCGCTTTTGTTTCTACTCGCGACGGTAGCAGCCAAATTTATGTGAAATGGTTAGCAACCGGTGCCATTGCCAAGATCAGCAATTTAGCCCATGGACCATCGGGACTACATTGGTCACCAGATGGTAAAAGCTTATACTTTAGCCAGTTTGTTCCCAGCCAAAAGGCACCACCGGTATCTGTTGCAGGGAAACCCAAAGGGGCAGAATGGGCAAAGCCACCCGTATTTATCGATGAGGTATATTATCGCGCCGACGGTGCTGGTTATACCGAACCTGGCTTTAATCATATTTTCAAAATTGACGCCAACGGTGGCAATGCAAAACAGTTAACCTCAGGCAACTTTGATCATGGCGGCGAACTGAGTTTTGCTGATGACGCAAAGACACTGTATTTTTCGGCTAATCGCCACAAGGATAACCAGTTAAACCCAACCAACAGCGAAGTCTATAAGCTAGACCTAAATTCGCTTGAAATCACAGCGGTAACTGACCGAGTTGGCCCAGATAATCACCCTGAGGTGTCGCCTAATGGCCGCTTTCTGGCTTACCTTGGTTATGATGATAAAAAAACCAATTACGAGAATAGCCTACTCTATGTCAAAGATCTCAAATCAGGCGAAACCAAAACCTATGCAGCCGATTTAGATAGAAGCCTTGCCTCTATCACTTGGGCCGCCAACAGCCGTGGCGTCTATGTAAGTTACGACAGTGAAGGGAAAACCACACTTGGCTATCAGCCGTTAAAAGGGCGTTTTGAGCTGATAACGAATGCCATTGGTAGTGTTAGTTTTGGTCGCCCCTATTCAGGTGGTGACTATGCCATCAGTGATCGTGGATTAGTAGCTTTTACACTCGCAGATACCCAGCGCCCTGCCGATGTTGCAATCGTAAAACGCGGCGAGCCAAGACCAATTACAAAGCTTAACGAAGATGCACTTGGCGATAAAACACTGGCAAAAGTTGAAGAAGTTTGGCTAAAGTCGAAACATGATCAATTGCCAATTCAAGCTTGGGTCGCCTACCCTCCCGGGTTCGATAAATCTAAAAAGTATCCGCTCGTACTTGAGATCCACGGTGGCCCAGTTGCAAACTACGGCCCACATTTTAGCGCCGAAGTACAACTTTTTGCCGTCCAAGGCAGCGTGGTGCTTTACATGAATCCACGGGGCAGCGATTCCTACGGCAAAGAGTTTGCCCAAACTATCCACCACAACTACCCAAGTCATGACTTTGATGACCTAATGACAGGTGTGGATCATCTGATCGGCGAAGGCTATATAGACAAAGACCGCTTGTTTGTTACGGGCGGTTCAGGTGGTGGCGTACTCACCGCGTGGACGGTCGGTCACACGGATAGATTCGCAGCAGCAGTCGTAGCAAAGCCAGTGATCAACTGGTATAGCTTTGTATTAACAGCAGATTTCTATCCATTTTTTGCGGACTACTGGTTCCCAGGAAAACCATGGGAGCACATGGAACATTATATGAAACGTTCGCCTATTAGCTATGTGGGTAATGTAAAAACCCCAACTATGCTACTGACAGGTGAAGCGGATTATCGTACGCCAATCTCAGAAACTGAGCAGTATTATCAAGCGCTTAAGCTACAAGGTGTAGAAACAGCTATGGTCAGAATCCCAGATGCCTCACACGGAATCACCAAAAGGCCATCCAACCTGCTAAACAAAGTGGCTTATATTCAGTGGTGGTTCGACAAACACGATCCGAAGAAATAA
- a CDS encoding VOC family protein, which produces MYLEHVNLVVSDLEEVLHFYRAAFPHWKVRSKGHGKWYGKARTWLHFGDDYHYIAFSDHGEGQNRALEGHQVGLAHFAYVVQSVERVVNRLTEAGYVVDKVGAQHPHRKNVYFIDPAGYEIEFVEYMSDLPSERNSG; this is translated from the coding sequence ATGTACTTAGAACACGTAAATTTGGTAGTTAGCGACCTAGAAGAAGTACTTCACTTTTATCGCGCCGCATTTCCTCACTGGAAAGTTAGAAGCAAAGGGCACGGCAAGTGGTATGGCAAAGCACGAACCTGGCTGCATTTTGGTGATGACTATCATTATATAGCGTTTAGCGATCACGGTGAGGGTCAAAACAGAGCACTCGAAGGTCACCAAGTCGGCTTGGCACATTTTGCCTATGTGGTTCAAAGTGTCGAGCGTGTCGTCAATAGGTTAACCGAAGCAGGTTATGTAGTCGATAAAGTCGGAGCGCAGCATCCACACCGAAAAAACGTTTACTTTATTGATCCAGCCGGATACGAAATTGAGTTTGTGGAATATATGAGTGATCTGCCTTCTGAGCGTAATAGTGGTTAA
- a CDS encoding Ig-like domain-containing protein, with protein MHFGVSDGDLTNSAEVQIEIIDTTAPRLMTSLPESSATRVSLTGEIQLHFDDNMSASWSSEIGTSECNGAIHIRESGNQTCVEFSVGQTQQEDGYAFSLTPMEPLKAGTEYELTISETVTNFYGTAIAQAEKLTFVTGQKDLLITEISSSRYIDDNRWVEIYNGTDETIDLSNYQLVAESIELENYNDGGTKVFPLKSQLLEPGEYIVVQNEHGPQTWQRSVTSSNQLMLVGDGQFAPAWYISGYVELQNKQGETVDFVRFGESDKAPATPSEWQESAELLPVSNQLGQSLVRTSLLTDTNSISDWQSAAFFTPGGNNDVLCDKDEDLDGIPDCSEQPGGTFAGLPLYEWGARAGVRDIFIEVDYMESNDAGITPHKPALDKVKAAFAAQDIAVHFDVGNLYHQAEGLSPEQHDLGGGEQIPFVQTTTFASSEQAPSILDHKAKHFDLKRRPIFHYMLMANSQEADGSGGSSGLAELFGNDLIISLGNWGLNLESELMTNVTYNYQAGTIMHELGHNLGLYHGGNENTNFKPNHFSVMNYLYQLSGLSTIGNNEGDRYLRRWFRKNENCFPEGSAILNGPTDDITNFVIDYSHGKNLPLDEAKLDESKGLNNPNSEAIDFNCNGSTSDVLVDFNLNDDSENASILTDYDEWSSLILNFTRFWSGANSGHSHQTTEIRPKQSIMHSDIQLVHEETAPPKAVFEQIKRWSSYQQ; from the coding sequence TTGCACTTCGGCGTGAGCGATGGCGACCTCACAAACTCTGCAGAAGTTCAGATAGAAATTATCGATACAACAGCACCACGACTAATGACAAGTTTGCCAGAGTCCTCAGCGACTCGGGTTAGCTTAACAGGTGAGATCCAGCTGCACTTTGACGACAATATGTCCGCGTCTTGGTCAAGTGAAATTGGTACTTCAGAGTGTAATGGCGCAATTCATATAAGAGAATCTGGTAATCAAACTTGCGTAGAATTTTCAGTAGGACAAACACAGCAAGAAGATGGATACGCTTTTTCTTTAACACCAATGGAGCCCCTTAAAGCAGGCACTGAATATGAATTAACCATCTCAGAAACGGTGACCAACTTTTATGGGACTGCCATCGCCCAAGCTGAAAAGCTTACTTTTGTTACTGGACAGAAAGATTTACTTATCACCGAGATTTCATCGTCTAGGTATATCGATGATAACCGCTGGGTAGAAATCTACAACGGTACAGACGAAACTATCGATTTGAGTAATTATCAACTCGTTGCCGAAAGCATCGAGTTGGAAAACTACAATGATGGCGGCACTAAAGTCTTTCCGTTGAAGTCACAGCTACTTGAACCGGGCGAATATATCGTAGTGCAAAATGAACATGGACCTCAAACATGGCAGCGCAGCGTGACAAGCTCTAATCAGTTGATGCTAGTCGGCGATGGACAGTTTGCGCCAGCATGGTATATATCTGGGTATGTCGAATTACAAAACAAGCAAGGTGAAACGGTTGATTTTGTCCGTTTTGGCGAAAGTGATAAAGCACCAGCAACGCCTTCAGAATGGCAAGAAAGTGCCGAGTTATTACCAGTTTCAAATCAACTAGGTCAAAGCCTTGTTAGAACAAGCCTATTAACAGATACCAATTCGATTAGCGATTGGCAATCTGCCGCCTTTTTTACACCTGGCGGCAATAATGATGTGCTCTGTGATAAAGATGAGGACTTAGATGGAATCCCTGATTGTTCAGAGCAACCTGGTGGCACATTCGCAGGTCTACCTTTATACGAATGGGGTGCAAGAGCTGGCGTCAGAGATATTTTCATAGAAGTTGACTATATGGAAAGTAATGATGCAGGTATTACGCCTCACAAACCCGCACTCGACAAAGTAAAAGCGGCGTTTGCAGCTCAAGATATCGCAGTGCATTTTGACGTGGGTAATTTGTATCACCAAGCAGAAGGCTTATCACCTGAACAACATGATTTAGGAGGCGGAGAGCAGATCCCCTTTGTACAAACTACAACCTTTGCAAGTTCAGAGCAAGCGCCGAGTATTCTTGATCACAAAGCCAAGCATTTTGATCTTAAACGCCGACCGATTTTTCATTATATGCTGATGGCCAACAGCCAAGAAGCAGACGGCAGTGGCGGATCTTCTGGCTTAGCTGAATTATTTGGCAACGACCTTATTATCTCGCTGGGGAATTGGGGACTGAACTTAGAATCAGAACTTATGACCAATGTGACCTACAACTACCAAGCAGGAACAATTATGCACGAATTGGGGCATAATCTCGGTTTGTATCACGGCGGCAATGAAAATACTAACTTTAAGCCAAATCACTTTAGCGTGATGAATTATTTATATCAACTCAGTGGCTTATCAACCATTGGCAATAACGAAGGCGATCGATACTTACGTCGCTGGTTCCGTAAAAACGAAAACTGCTTTCCGGAAGGCTCTGCAATTTTAAACGGCCCGACAGATGATATTACGAACTTTGTTATTGACTACTCTCATGGTAAAAACCTGCCATTAGACGAAGCCAAATTGGACGAATCAAAAGGCCTTAATAATCCCAACTCAGAAGCCATTGATTTCAACTGTAATGGCAGCACTTCTGATGTTTTAGTGGACTTTAACCTCAATGATGACAGCGAAAACGCATCCATTTTGACTGACTACGATGAGTGGTCAAGTTTAATACTGAATTTTACACGCTTTTGGAGTGGTGCGAATAGCGGTCATTCGCATCAAACTACTGAAATACGTCCTAAACAGTCCATCATGCATTCCGACATTCAATTAGTACATGAGGAAACGGCACCACCGAAAGCGGTATTTGAACAAATTAAACGTTGGTCAAGCTATCAACAATAG
- a CDS encoding GNAT family N-acetyltransferase — protein sequence MIRTARTKLVALTSEYAEKLVTYHLENRDYFAPWEPSRPESYYSMDYWLGHAEQAEHAARSDTAYHFIALLPERPQIAGLCSFTQVARGPFQACYLGYSIASQFAGQGYMTEILEAAISHMFDQRNMHRIMANYMPSNVASARVLQKLGFEQEGYAKQYLRIAGKWEDHVLTAKLRAE from the coding sequence ATGATCCGTACAGCAAGAACAAAACTTGTTGCACTCACTTCAGAGTATGCTGAGAAGCTTGTTACTTATCACTTAGAGAATCGCGATTACTTTGCACCGTGGGAGCCGTCTCGACCAGAAAGCTACTACTCAATGGACTATTGGTTGGGTCATGCAGAGCAAGCCGAACATGCCGCACGATCCGATACCGCTTATCACTTTATTGCGTTATTGCCAGAACGGCCTCAGATAGCTGGGCTATGCAGCTTCACCCAAGTTGCACGAGGTCCGTTTCAAGCTTGTTATTTAGGCTATTCCATAGCATCACAATTTGCGGGTCAAGGCTATATGACCGAGATCTTAGAAGCTGCAATCTCACATATGTTCGATCAGCGAAACATGCATAGGATCATGGCAAATTATATGCCTAGCAACGTGGCAAGCGCGAGAGTGTTGCAAAAACTAGGCTTTGAACAAGAAGGCTATGCTAAGCAATATCTGCGCATTGCTGGAAAATGGGAAGATCATGTTTTAACAGCCAAGCTAAGAGCAGAATAA
- a CDS encoding GNAT family N-acetyltransferase → MQLTTERLTLRPILNTDWPLWLELHQQPDVMRFVGEITDEATLRDKFNHGLSAGLGQWNKEDNTWLTLVIEETATATPIGLHGFLSMWTPFQQAELGFMLSPEFQGKGYAFEASRAVIDFALHECNYHKLIATVTQGNHASHHLLKKLGFELEGTLKHNFQINGEWVDDEKFGLLRI, encoded by the coding sequence ATGCAGCTCACAACAGAAAGACTTACCTTAAGACCCATACTTAATACAGATTGGCCGCTTTGGTTAGAACTTCATCAACAACCAGATGTCATGCGTTTCGTCGGTGAAATTACCGATGAAGCTACGCTGCGTGATAAATTTAACCATGGTTTAAGCGCCGGACTTGGGCAGTGGAACAAAGAAGATAACACTTGGCTCACCTTAGTGATTGAAGAAACGGCCACAGCGACCCCAATCGGGCTACACGGATTTTTAAGTATGTGGACACCGTTTCAACAGGCCGAGTTAGGTTTTATGCTCTCTCCCGAATTTCAAGGAAAGGGTTACGCCTTTGAAGCGTCTAGAGCAGTCATTGATTTTGCCTTGCACGAATGTAATTACCACAAGCTCATCGCCACCGTTACCCAAGGAAATCATGCCTCTCACCATCTACTCAAAAAACTAGGATTTGAGCTTGAAGGCACGCTAAAACATAACTTCCAAATTAACGGCGAGTGGGTAGATGACGAGAAGTTTGGATTATTGAGGATATGA
- a CDS encoding 5-oxoprolinase subunit PxpA, with translation MLLNCDLGESFGAWKMGLDEHVMPHIDMANVACGFHAGDPDVLAQTLKLVNTHQVTLGAHPSYPDRQGFGRRSMQLSEQEITNALHYQIAAIEGMAKVQGLTLSYVKPHGALYNDMMKSQRLLSCVIKAISHYPSELKLMVLATAQQANHQQLADDYKVSLIFEAFADRLYTDEGLLTPRSEAGAVHDKSALLAQVKQLHQQGSVTTASGKSLSLRADTLCVHGDNEASIALIEEIRNVINQ, from the coding sequence ATGTTATTAAATTGCGACTTGGGTGAAAGCTTTGGCGCTTGGAAAATGGGGTTAGACGAACACGTAATGCCACATATCGACATGGCCAATGTCGCTTGCGGCTTTCACGCAGGAGATCCTGATGTACTCGCGCAAACACTCAAGCTGGTCAACACGCATCAAGTGACGCTTGGCGCACATCCAAGCTATCCAGACCGCCAAGGGTTTGGCCGCCGCTCAATGCAACTCTCTGAGCAAGAGATCACCAACGCCTTACATTACCAAATTGCCGCAATTGAAGGGATGGCAAAGGTGCAAGGCTTGACGCTAAGTTATGTAAAACCACACGGTGCGCTTTATAACGATATGATGAAGTCACAAAGGTTATTAAGCTGTGTTATCAAGGCCATTTCACACTACCCAAGTGAGCTTAAGCTGATGGTGCTAGCCACTGCGCAACAAGCAAACCACCAACAACTCGCCGACGACTATAAAGTATCACTGATTTTTGAGGCCTTTGCCGATAGGCTGTACACTGATGAAGGCTTACTTACTCCCCGTTCTGAAGCGGGCGCAGTGCATGACAAATCAGCGCTACTTGCGCAAGTTAAGCAATTACACCAGCAAGGCAGTGTCACGACTGCAAGTGGGAAGTCACTTTCCTTGCGCGCCGATACCTTATGTGTTCACGGTGACAATGAGGCGAGCATTGCCTTAATTGAAGAAATAAGAAACGTGATAAATCAATAA
- a CDS encoding D-glutamate cyclase family protein gives MDPSASLSAPHAIRKMIKDGDYTGPTKGFVPGFTQCNVIILPHSEAYSFFRFCESNQSVCKLIIPPSEPGNFNFDTLGKDIDIRYHLPKYQILKHGQLVQECHNIEEHWRDDLVTFAFASYLSFDNLLAQYGINPPSANPTTPLPLYISNLSCNSVDKYEANQILAMRPLTKLNLISAIQAATLSRLPYALPLHFGEPNEVGIKDLSKPNFGEPLTCKEGQLPVFWGSSLTAQLAIAKAAPEFCIMNSPHHLLVTDRQDLELAVTK, from the coding sequence ATGGATCCCAGTGCTTCTTTAAGTGCACCTCATGCAATAAGAAAAATGATCAAGGATGGTGATTATACGGGTCCTACTAAAGGGTTCGTGCCTGGGTTCACACAATGTAATGTGATTATTTTGCCACATAGCGAAGCATATTCATTCTTTCGCTTTTGTGAGAGTAATCAATCTGTTTGCAAGCTGATTATTCCGCCCAGCGAGCCGGGCAATTTCAACTTTGACACTTTAGGGAAAGATATAGACATTCGCTACCACCTCCCCAAGTATCAGATTTTAAAACATGGCCAGCTCGTTCAAGAATGCCATAATATAGAAGAGCACTGGCGCGACGACTTAGTTACCTTTGCTTTTGCCAGTTATCTTTCATTTGACAACTTACTCGCGCAGTATGGAATCAACCCGCCATCGGCGAATCCAACCACGCCTTTACCACTCTACATCAGTAATTTATCTTGCAACTCAGTAGATAAGTACGAGGCGAATCAAATATTGGCGATGCGCCCATTAACCAAGCTAAATCTTATTAGTGCCATTCAAGCGGCAACACTGAGCCGACTTCCCTATGCGTTGCCACTTCATTTTGGTGAGCCAAATGAGGTTGGGATCAAAGATCTTAGCAAGCCTAACTTTGGCGAGCCATTGACTTGTAAAGAGGGGCAGCTTCCGGTTTTTTGGGGTTCCAGCCTGACAGCTCAGTTAGCCATAGCAAAAGCGGCACCTGAGTTTTGTATTATGAATAGTCCACACCATTTATTGGTGACAGATAGACAAGATTTAGAACTTGCAGTAACGAAGTAG
- a CDS encoding glycoside hydrolase family 3 protein, whose translation MSFITSAHATAAQVPLTTSQMLGQKLMLDFRYYCGESKKPSGDCRAAMTTLPPELSELISKYDIGGAILFAENVQNTAQIVSLTNALQSAAQQSKSQLPLFIAIDQEGGRVARINREQATSFTGNMIIGATYPKQGDIYATKVASAIGKELNILGINVNFAPTVDVNSNPNNPVINVRSFSENPEVVAKLGLAQVKAFEAAGVLSALKHFPGHGDTHVDSHTGLPRVDHDRDKINQQDLLPFAEIIKASPPGMIMTAHIQYPALDNSRVVNSQGESMIRPATMSSQIMTQLLRHELGYQGVTVTDALDMAGISDFFNPVDATIETFNAGVDIALMPIAIRNRADIKRFEQYMAQLADALETNKLNQEQLSSSMARIAKIKSKLPQSSASLAIANSTLGNPSHRRLEAELALAAITEVKNDGVLPLRDNAQVVQLIMPDRQKCFALEQALQTYSKNSLTLSCTSLQAYDPDIAHDAIKQADVIIAAHASPPQSAVEIGGMDDVKKLREHGVARNVQPEALKALLQYGQQQGKKQLFISLRAPYEISTFGPLSNAVLASYAYNVDVNHDKKVAGPAYTALAKVILGIAKAEGSLPVTVNH comes from the coding sequence ATGAGTTTCATCACTTCAGCTCACGCAACAGCAGCACAAGTGCCACTGACCACTTCGCAAATGCTTGGACAAAAGCTTATGCTCGATTTCCGCTATTACTGCGGTGAAAGCAAAAAGCCTAGTGGAGATTGTAGAGCAGCGATGACAACTTTACCGCCTGAGCTGTCCGAATTAATTAGTAAATACGACATCGGCGGCGCTATTTTGTTTGCCGAAAATGTGCAAAACACCGCGCAAATCGTCAGTCTAACCAATGCTTTGCAAAGTGCGGCACAACAAAGTAAAAGTCAACTTCCTTTATTTATTGCCATCGATCAAGAAGGTGGTCGTGTTGCGCGAATAAACCGTGAACAAGCAACGTCGTTTACCGGCAATATGATTATAGGGGCAACCTATCCAAAACAGGGCGATATTTACGCAACCAAAGTGGCAAGCGCAATTGGAAAGGAGCTAAATATCTTAGGGATCAACGTAAACTTCGCCCCAACGGTGGATGTGAACAGCAACCCGAACAATCCGGTGATCAATGTGCGCTCATTCTCGGAAAATCCGGAAGTGGTCGCCAAATTAGGTCTTGCTCAGGTAAAAGCATTTGAGGCCGCAGGTGTTCTCTCTGCGCTAAAGCATTTTCCTGGCCACGGTGATACACATGTTGATAGCCACACGGGACTACCTCGTGTTGATCACGACCGCGACAAAATAAACCAGCAAGATTTATTGCCCTTTGCCGAGATAATCAAAGCATCGCCTCCCGGCATGATAATGACTGCCCATATTCAATATCCGGCGCTCGACAACAGTAGAGTCGTTAACTCTCAAGGTGAGAGCATGATAAGGCCTGCGACTATGTCTTCTCAGATCATGACACAACTACTAAGACACGAGCTGGGATACCAAGGCGTGACCGTCACCGATGCGCTAGATATGGCTGGGATCAGCGACTTTTTTAATCCAGTCGATGCGACAATTGAAACGTTTAATGCTGGCGTGGATATCGCGCTAATGCCTATTGCTATTCGCAATCGTGCAGACATCAAACGCTTTGAGCAATATATGGCTCAGCTAGCTGACGCGCTTGAGACCAATAAACTAAACCAAGAACAACTTAGCAGTTCTATGGCGCGTATCGCTAAGATCAAGTCAAAGCTGCCACAATCAAGCGCTTCTTTGGCCATTGCTAATTCAACGCTGGGCAATCCAAGCCATCGTCGTTTAGAAGCAGAGCTTGCACTAGCGGCTATCACCGAAGTAAAAAACGATGGGGTATTACCGCTCAGAGATAACGCACAAGTTGTTCAGCTTATCATGCCTGACAGACAAAAATGTTTTGCACTGGAGCAAGCATTACAAACATACAGCAAAAACTCGCTGACACTTTCTTGTACAAGCCTACAAGCCTACGACCCGGACATTGCACATGATGCAATTAAACAGGCCGACGTGATAATCGCCGCACATGCATCACCACCACAAAGTGCAGTAGAAATTGGCGGCATGGACGATGTGAAAAAGTTACGAGAGCATGGGGTGGCGCGTAATGTACAACCCGAAGCGCTGAAAGCATTACTGCAATACGGTCAGCAACAGGGTAAAAAGCAGCTATTTATCAGCCTAAGAGCACCATACGAAATTAGTACCTTTGGTCCTCTTAGTAACGCAGTATTAGCAAGTTATGCTTATAATGTAGACGTAAATCATGATAAAAAAGTAGCTGGGCCTGCCTACACGGCGCTGGCCAAAGTGATTTTGGGAATAGCGAAAGCGGAAGGTTCACTGCCTGTTACAGTAAACCACTAA
- a CDS encoding VOC family protein: MNNHINYVELAAKDLIATQAFFEQVFDWQFESYGPDYIAFANSGLDGGFFRADVSSKQAQGGALVVLYSDELEAVQSKVEQAGGEISKAIFEFPGGRRFHFIEPSGNEFAVWSK; this comes from the coding sequence ATGAACAACCATATAAACTATGTAGAATTAGCAGCAAAAGACTTAATAGCAACACAAGCTTTCTTCGAGCAGGTGTTTGATTGGCAATTTGAATCTTACGGGCCAGATTATATTGCGTTTGCAAACTCAGGCCTTGACGGCGGCTTTTTCCGAGCCGATGTGTCTTCTAAACAAGCGCAAGGTGGAGCGCTCGTAGTGTTGTACAGCGATGAATTGGAAGCGGTGCAAAGCAAAGTAGAGCAAGCAGGCGGAGAGATAAGCAAGGCTATATTTGAATTTCCTGGCGGTCGTCGCTTTCACTTTATTGAGCCGAGCGGCAATGAATTTGCGGTGTGGTCTAAATAA